One window of Botrimarina mediterranea genomic DNA carries:
- a CDS encoding dockerin type I repeat-containing protein (PEP-CTERM proteins occur, often in large numbers, in the proteomes of bacteria that also encode an exosortase, a predicted intramembrane cysteine proteinase. The presence of a PEP-CTERM domain at a protein's C-terminus predicts cleavage within the sorting domain, followed by covalent anchoring to some some component of the (usually Gram-negative) cell surface. Many PEP-CTERM proteins exhibit an unusual sequence composition that includes large numbers of potential glycosylation sites. Expression of one such protein has been shown restore the ability of a bacterium to form floc, a type of biofilm.), which produces MNKLSLSGAALVVLLATGVAHALTIDTRFLSTGSSIPTVGAVTGPPSSALGGGDLESLVRAAADEWERLILDDHKFTLTFGWADTSLWSNAAVHIPGGSGGRPSRTIAGSIAFNSSANNSLKMFLDPTPSMNEEFTFEHRKFTDLGSGPIEYSRQFVGLTPESKSTIDLYTTALHEIGHALGLTSWETYLIETLDGDIDVTLAPFEGSSIPVHSSHIELSESLLADRRMWGQRREITQTDLLAVCQINGFNQCQLELAPADYAGDLNGDGAVNAADYTVWRDNLDAASRSSDASTVPTDFSQWAKNFGRTFQTNETFAGDYNADGVVNAADYTIYRDALASGDLSADGDGDGKLTTADWTYWTERYGAKSTTLGGSVPEPSTVAMVVFAVAAMTRRRSR; this is translated from the coding sequence GTGAATAAGCTATCCCTCAGCGGGGCCGCCCTGGTTGTCCTCTTGGCAACCGGCGTCGCCCACGCCCTGACTATCGATACGAGATTCCTCTCAACGGGCAGTTCGATTCCGACGGTGGGGGCGGTCACCGGTCCGCCGAGTTCGGCCCTCGGCGGAGGCGACCTCGAGTCGCTCGTGCGCGCCGCGGCCGACGAATGGGAACGGCTGATTCTCGATGACCACAAGTTCACACTCACCTTCGGCTGGGCCGACACGAGCCTGTGGAGCAACGCGGCGGTGCACATCCCGGGTGGCTCCGGCGGCCGGCCGTCACGCACGATTGCAGGAAGCATCGCCTTCAATAGCAGTGCGAATAACTCGCTCAAGATGTTTCTCGATCCGACCCCGTCGATGAATGAAGAGTTCACATTCGAACACCGTAAGTTCACCGATCTCGGCAGTGGCCCGATCGAATACTCGCGCCAGTTCGTCGGACTCACGCCGGAATCGAAGAGCACGATCGACCTCTACACCACGGCGCTACACGAGATCGGACACGCCCTCGGTCTGACGAGTTGGGAGACGTACCTCATCGAAACTCTCGACGGCGATATCGACGTCACGCTCGCTCCCTTCGAGGGCTCGTCGATCCCCGTTCATAGCTCGCACATCGAGTTGTCGGAATCACTGCTCGCCGATCGTCGGATGTGGGGCCAACGCCGTGAGATCACGCAGACCGATTTGCTGGCGGTCTGCCAGATTAATGGCTTCAACCAGTGTCAGCTCGAACTGGCGCCGGCCGACTACGCCGGCGACCTTAACGGCGACGGCGCCGTCAACGCCGCCGACTACACGGTGTGGCGCGACAATCTCGACGCCGCGTCGCGATCGAGCGATGCGTCAACAGTGCCCACCGACTTCTCGCAATGGGCAAAGAACTTCGGACGCACTTTTCAGACAAACGAAACCTTCGCGGGCGACTACAACGCCGACGGCGTCGTCAACGCCGCCGACTACACGATTTATCGAGACGCCTTGGCGAGCGGCGATTTATCCGCCGACGGCGACGGTGATGGCAAGCTGACGACTGCCGACTGGACCTACTGGACGGAGCGCTACGGGGCGAAATCGACGACGCTTGGCGGTAGTGTTCCCGAGCCCTCTACCGTAGCCATGGTCGTTTTCGCGGTCGCTGCCATGACGCGCCGCCGTTCACGCTAA
- a CDS encoding phenylacetate--CoA ligase family protein has translation MRRLNALLVAAVPASGLYRRKLGTAPPQLKRIAELGSLPTTNKDELVAAAAGGEWLTRPPQEYVRFHQTSGTRGAPVAVPDTADDWRWWMQAWRHTLDAAQIAPGDRAMLAFSFGPFVGFWSAFDALVNRGVQAIPGGGMTSASRLDLIERAGANRLFCTPSYALHLADEGAKRGVDVAALPIETVVVAGEPGGSLPATRERIATAWAARVVDHAGATEVGPWGFGDDLWNDPPGLRVIESEFIAEFISVETGQPASSGELAEMVLTNLGRIGAPVIRYRTGDLVRPEWPPDGPCRFVRLPGGVVGRADDMLVVRGVNVFPSSIEEVLRRLPQVDEWRLVAERRGSMDELVVEVEDRSGDLPSVSDEIQLRLGLRVEVRGVECGSLPRSEHKSRRLVDNR, from the coding sequence ATGCGGCGCCTGAATGCGCTGTTAGTAGCCGCGGTCCCGGCGAGCGGGCTCTATCGAAGAAAACTGGGGACGGCGCCGCCGCAGCTCAAGCGGATTGCCGAACTTGGTTCGCTGCCGACCACTAACAAGGACGAACTCGTCGCCGCCGCTGCAGGGGGGGAGTGGCTCACCAGGCCGCCGCAGGAATACGTCCGCTTCCACCAGACCAGCGGCACCCGCGGCGCGCCGGTGGCCGTTCCGGACACCGCCGATGACTGGCGGTGGTGGATGCAGGCCTGGCGGCATACGCTCGACGCGGCTCAGATCGCGCCGGGCGATCGCGCCATGCTGGCGTTCTCATTCGGGCCGTTCGTCGGCTTCTGGAGCGCGTTCGACGCGCTGGTAAATCGCGGCGTACAGGCGATCCCCGGTGGCGGGATGACCTCGGCATCGCGGCTCGACCTGATCGAACGCGCCGGCGCCAACCGCCTGTTCTGCACGCCCAGCTACGCGTTGCACCTGGCCGATGAGGGCGCCAAGCGCGGCGTCGATGTGGCGGCGCTGCCGATCGAGACCGTCGTCGTCGCCGGCGAACCGGGCGGCAGCCTGCCGGCGACGCGCGAGCGGATCGCCACGGCGTGGGCGGCGCGGGTTGTCGATCACGCTGGGGCCACGGAGGTCGGCCCGTGGGGCTTCGGCGACGACCTGTGGAACGACCCACCGGGGCTGCGCGTGATCGAGTCGGAGTTCATTGCCGAGTTTATCTCGGTCGAGACCGGCCAGCCCGCGTCGTCGGGCGAACTCGCCGAGATGGTGCTGACCAACCTCGGCCGCATCGGCGCGCCGGTGATCCGCTACCGGACAGGCGACCTGGTGCGTCCCGAATGGCCGCCCGATGGCCCATGCCGATTCGTGCGTTTGCCGGGCGGCGTTGTGGGTCGGGCGGACGACATGCTCGTGGTGCGTGGCGTGAACGTCTTCCCCTCCTCGATCGAAGAGGTGTTGCGCCGCTTGCCGCAGGTCGATGAGTGGCGTCTCGTCGCCGAGCGCCGCGGCTCGATGGACGAGCTCGTCGTCGAGGTCGAAGACCGCAGCGGAGACTTACCTAGCGTGTCGGACGAGATCCAGCTCCGCCTGGGTTTACGCGTCGAAGTGCGCGGTGTCGAATGCGGCAGCCTGCCGCGCAGTGAGCACAAGTCGCGGCGGCTGGTAGACAACCGTTGA
- a CDS encoding DUF4340 domain-containing protein yields MKESTQTLLFILAAVASVLAASWSRPTDVTYRVDDLIGEPLFTPFETEEAKSMRIVRFDEDTATLREFEVAEENGVWSIPSKGGYPADAERQMAEATAGVVGLEILSIASQDASDHAEYGVVEPSPGMDVSQTGVGTRVTLESEDGKKLVDLVIGKAVKGADDQRFVRKPSQDVVYTAAVDPSKFSTKFEDWIEDDLLKVNTWDIARVEVKDYSAELVMQGGRPALALDPRADLTVAYDDAESKWTPFDLKSYDRDAEEYKTFELGENQELNDATLSDLKNAVGDLKIVDVERKPAGLSGDLKAGADLFDDQASIQSLMRRGFAPVGSESGGTEVLSSEGEVILTQKDGVEYVLRFGKLQLSEDEGAGEEAPAGGEEEESKASGVSRYLFVMARYNESMIPAPELEEVPAEEEATEDEAIEEEAADPADGEDAEGEAEEERSEETDEGAARRDEISKANQRKQDEYNAKVEAAKARVAELNDRFGDWYYVISDEVYKKVAIGREELIKAKEPADGEESDGEESEAAAPAGIPGLPNLPGIQSDPATPTTEEEATEDDATEDDATENEAAEEPAADEGDPIEATEEGEADATPSQE; encoded by the coding sequence ATGAAGGAAAGCACGCAAACGCTCCTGTTCATCCTCGCCGCTGTCGCGTCGGTGCTGGCCGCTAGTTGGTCGCGCCCGACGGACGTCACGTACCGAGTCGACGACCTGATCGGCGAGCCGCTGTTCACGCCGTTTGAGACGGAAGAGGCGAAGTCGATGCGGATCGTCCGCTTCGATGAGGACACGGCCACGCTGCGCGAGTTCGAGGTCGCCGAAGAGAACGGCGTCTGGAGCATCCCCAGCAAGGGCGGCTACCCGGCCGACGCCGAGCGGCAGATGGCCGAGGCGACCGCGGGCGTCGTCGGGCTCGAAATTCTCTCGATCGCCAGCCAGGACGCCAGCGACCACGCCGAGTACGGCGTCGTCGAGCCCTCCCCCGGCATGGACGTCAGCCAGACCGGCGTTGGCACGCGCGTGACGCTCGAATCGGAGGACGGCAAGAAGCTGGTGGACCTTGTGATCGGCAAGGCCGTGAAGGGCGCGGACGATCAGCGGTTCGTCCGCAAGCCTTCGCAGGACGTTGTCTACACGGCCGCCGTTGACCCGTCGAAGTTCTCGACCAAGTTCGAGGACTGGATCGAGGACGACCTGCTGAAGGTCAATACCTGGGACATCGCCCGCGTCGAGGTCAAGGACTACTCCGCCGAGCTTGTGATGCAAGGCGGACGTCCGGCCCTGGCGCTCGACCCCCGCGCGGACCTGACGGTCGCCTACGACGACGCCGAGTCGAAGTGGACGCCGTTCGATCTCAAGTCGTATGACCGCGACGCCGAGGAGTACAAGACATTCGAGTTAGGCGAGAATCAAGAGCTGAACGACGCCACCCTGTCCGACCTCAAGAATGCCGTCGGTGACCTGAAGATCGTCGATGTCGAGCGCAAGCCGGCAGGCCTGTCGGGCGACCTCAAGGCGGGCGCCGACCTCTTCGACGACCAGGCCAGCATCCAGAGCCTGATGCGGCGTGGATTCGCGCCGGTGGGCTCGGAATCGGGCGGCACCGAGGTGCTGTCGTCCGAGGGCGAGGTGATCCTCACGCAGAAGGACGGCGTCGAATACGTGCTGCGCTTCGGCAAGCTCCAACTCTCCGAGGACGAGGGCGCCGGCGAGGAAGCGCCCGCCGGAGGCGAAGAGGAGGAGTCGAAGGCCTCGGGCGTCAGCCGCTACCTCTTCGTCATGGCGCGCTACAACGAGTCGATGATTCCGGCGCCGGAACTCGAAGAGGTTCCGGCCGAGGAGGAGGCGACCGAAGACGAAGCGATCGAAGAGGAAGCCGCCGATCCGGCCGACGGTGAAGACGCCGAAGGCGAAGCCGAGGAAGAGCGAAGCGAAGAGACGGACGAGGGAGCTGCAAGGCGTGACGAGATCAGCAAGGCCAACCAGCGAAAGCAGGACGAGTACAACGCTAAGGTCGAGGCCGCCAAGGCCCGCGTCGCGGAACTGAATGATCGCTTCGGCGACTGGTACTACGTGATCTCGGACGAGGTCTACAAGAAGGTGGCGATCGGCCGCGAAGAGCTGATCAAGGCCAAGGAACCCGCCGATGGCGAGGAGTCCGACGGCGAGGAGAGCGAAGCCGCGGCCCCGGCGGGCATCCCGGGCCTGCCGAACCTCCCCGGCATCCAGTCCGACCCCGCGACGCCGACCACCGAGGAAGAAGCCACGGAAGACGACGCCACAGAGGACGACGCCACAGAGAACGAGGCTGCGGAAGAGCCTGCTGCGGATGAAGGCGATCCGATCGAAGCGACAGAGGAAGGCGAGGCTGACGCCACCCCTTCTCAAGAATAA
- a CDS encoding ABC transporter ATP-binding protein yields the protein MPSTATPSTAMIEAEGLSKFYGDFAATRDVTFAIRKGEVAAFLGPNGAGKSTTMKLLTGYLSPSSGTAKIAGFNTSTDRIDASRRLGYLPENGPLYPDMTPRMLLKFFGQARGMDSRRLKNRMEAVIDQCRLEAVIGKPIGKLSKGYRQRVGMAQVLLHEPDVLILDEPTAGLDPNQIREVRKLIRTLGETKTVLLSTHILQEVEAMCNRVVFINEGRVVFDGAPSGLGSDPAALDARFHELTGVVESA from the coding sequence ATGCCGTCCACGGCAACGCCCTCCACGGCGATGATCGAAGCCGAAGGGCTATCGAAATTCTACGGCGATTTCGCCGCCACCCGCGACGTCACGTTCGCCATCCGCAAGGGCGAGGTCGCCGCGTTCCTGGGCCCCAACGGCGCCGGAAAGAGCACGACGATGAAGCTGTTGACGGGGTACCTCTCCCCGTCTTCGGGCACGGCCAAGATCGCCGGCTTCAACACCTCAACCGATCGGATCGACGCCTCGCGGCGGCTGGGTTACCTGCCCGAGAACGGGCCGCTGTACCCGGACATGACCCCGCGGATGCTGCTGAAGTTCTTCGGCCAGGCGCGGGGGATGGACTCGCGGCGGCTCAAGAACCGCATGGAGGCCGTCATCGATCAGTGCCGGCTCGAAGCGGTCATCGGCAAGCCGATCGGCAAGCTGTCGAAGGGTTACCGCCAGCGGGTCGGCATGGCCCAGGTGCTGCTGCACGAGCCGGACGTGCTGATCCTCGACGAGCCGACCGCCGGGCTCGACCCGAACCAGATCCGCGAGGTCCGCAAGCTGATCCGCACGCTCGGCGAGACCAAGACGGTGCTGCTCTCGACGCACATCCTTCAAGAGGTCGAGGCGATGTGCAACCGCGTCGTCTTCATCAACGAGGGGCGTGTGGTGTTCGACGGCGCGCCGTCGGGCCTGGGCAGCGACCCCGCGGCGCTCGACGCGAGGTTCCACGAACTCACCGGCGTGGTGGAGAGTGCTTGA
- a CDS encoding DUF971 domain-containing protein: MDATPTAIQRLADDRVRIDWSDGARREYTARALREACPCATCREKRSAPPPPPTQLTVLSTAEARPLTIAAMRPVGAYAYNIAFSDGHDSGLFTLERLRDLGEAV; the protein is encoded by the coding sequence ATGGACGCAACCCCCACCGCCATCCAGCGCCTCGCCGACGATCGCGTGCGGATCGACTGGTCCGACGGCGCGAGACGTGAGTACACGGCCCGCGCGCTGCGCGAGGCTTGTCCTTGCGCGACGTGCCGCGAGAAACGCTCGGCGCCGCCCCCACCGCCGACGCAGCTGACGGTCCTCTCCACTGCCGAGGCCCGGCCGCTGACGATCGCCGCCATGCGCCCCGTCGGCGCTTACGCGTACAACATCGCGTTCAGCGACGGCCACGACTCGGGACTGTTCACCCTTGAACGCCTCCGCGACCTAGGCGAAGCCGTTTAA
- a CDS encoding Gldg family protein yields the protein MNWTVLHAIFRRDFVSYFSNPTGYVFICVFVMLTSLAAFWPPEFFSNNLANLDQLSKWMPFILLAFIPAITMSIWAEERRQGTDELLLTMPATDFDVVMGKFKAGVAIFTVALLFSMFSVFLVFRWGLGNPDGGLFLGSYLGYWFVGVAMLSVGMVASFLTSNLTVGFILGAIFNAPLALFGAADLIVKSPALAQTIRQWSASEQFADFERGVVSLSSVMYFVSITAVMLYVCMVLISKRHWAGREDGESKGGHYLLRTLSLLVVVGALNVFLSNNDRRLDMTTENLNSLSVKTRQLVKDLSADDDVPPIQIDAYVSPQVPAEYAAQKRDLISTLSELSSLSGGKIRVTKHEIENFSEEATLAEKRFGIEARSVATKDRGSRTTQEIFLGAAFTCGLDKVVIPFIDKGVPAEYEVIRSITTVAQEKRQRLGVLKTAANLYGGFTMQGPIPKARIVEELEKQYDVVEVDPANPITERFDVLLAVQPSSLGPAELDNFVDAVRSGQPVAIFEDPAPQLWRDVVGTAEPNPPQGGGMMGMFGGGQPGAPKGDINQLWKTLGVEVAGDEVIYQEFNPYPRAGSGPDAITPAWVFVDEGEPGAEQPFNPDDAIVSGLRQLLFFYPGAVEQSDGSKLEFTPLATTGNLTGYVPQSELRRAQGNMALPFRPTGSPYIMAARVSGVADDREQLSLDELDKKSDDDEEDQADAAEKKEEVTINAVVVSDIDALSDVFFAIREMGEEEDAIVQWNFQNVAFVLNTLDSLAGDDRFLEVRKRTRNHRILEKIEEATKKHRDLAAENREKFIEDAKAQIQGVQEEFSKKIAEIQTNTDLSALEKRQRVEQAQVLYGRSTEVRVAKLQAERDRQIRQSERDLAAQVRGVQDFYKLSAVLVPPILPILLAMLVYFHRRESEREGVSKTRLRFGGKSVAERRAEAAAAMQKK from the coding sequence ATGAACTGGACCGTCCTGCACGCGATCTTTCGTCGCGACTTCGTCAGCTACTTTTCCAACCCGACCGGCTACGTCTTCATCTGCGTCTTCGTGATGCTGACGTCGCTCGCGGCTTTCTGGCCGCCGGAATTCTTTAGCAACAACCTGGCGAACCTCGACCAGTTGTCGAAGTGGATGCCGTTCATCCTGCTGGCGTTCATCCCGGCCATCACGATGAGCATCTGGGCCGAAGAGCGGCGCCAGGGGACGGACGAGCTGCTGCTGACGATGCCGGCGACCGACTTCGATGTCGTGATGGGCAAGTTCAAGGCGGGGGTCGCGATCTTCACGGTCGCCCTGCTCTTTTCGATGTTCAGCGTCTTCCTGGTGTTCCGCTGGGGCCTCGGCAACCCGGACGGCGGCTTGTTCCTGGGATCGTACCTGGGTTACTGGTTCGTTGGCGTCGCGATGCTGTCGGTCGGCATGGTGGCGTCGTTTCTGACCAGCAACCTGACCGTCGGCTTCATCCTCGGCGCGATCTTCAACGCCCCGCTGGCGTTGTTCGGCGCGGCGGACCTGATCGTCAAAAGCCCGGCGCTCGCCCAGACCATCCGCCAATGGAGCGCGTCGGAGCAGTTCGCCGATTTCGAGCGCGGCGTGGTGAGCCTGTCGAGCGTTATGTACTTCGTCAGCATCACCGCGGTGATGCTCTACGTTTGCATGGTGCTGATCAGCAAACGCCACTGGGCGGGGCGTGAGGACGGCGAGTCGAAGGGGGGCCACTACCTGCTGCGGACCTTGAGCCTGCTGGTGGTCGTCGGGGCGCTGAACGTGTTCCTGTCGAACAACGACAGGCGGCTCGACATGACGACCGAGAACCTTAATTCACTCTCGGTGAAAACCCGGCAACTCGTGAAGGACCTGTCGGCCGACGACGACGTGCCGCCGATCCAGATCGACGCTTACGTCAGCCCGCAGGTGCCGGCCGAGTACGCCGCCCAGAAGCGTGACCTCATCAGCACGCTCAGCGAGCTGTCGAGCCTGTCGGGCGGCAAGATCCGCGTCACCAAGCACGAGATCGAGAACTTCAGCGAAGAGGCGACGCTCGCCGAGAAGCGGTTCGGCATCGAGGCCCGTAGCGTCGCCACGAAGGACCGCGGCTCGCGCACGACGCAGGAAATCTTCCTCGGCGCCGCGTTCACCTGCGGGCTCGACAAGGTCGTAATCCCGTTCATCGACAAAGGCGTCCCCGCCGAGTACGAGGTGATTCGTTCGATCACCACGGTGGCTCAAGAGAAGCGACAACGGCTGGGCGTGCTGAAAACGGCCGCGAACCTGTACGGCGGTTTCACGATGCAGGGCCCGATCCCTAAGGCCCGCATCGTTGAGGAGCTCGAGAAGCAGTACGACGTGGTCGAGGTCGATCCGGCCAATCCGATCACCGAGCGATTCGACGTGCTGCTAGCCGTTCAGCCGTCGTCGCTGGGGCCTGCGGAACTCGACAACTTCGTTGACGCGGTCCGTAGTGGTCAGCCGGTCGCGATCTTCGAGGACCCCGCCCCGCAATTGTGGCGTGACGTCGTCGGCACCGCCGAACCCAACCCGCCCCAAGGCGGCGGAATGATGGGCATGTTTGGCGGCGGCCAGCCCGGCGCCCCCAAGGGTGACATCAACCAGTTGTGGAAGACGCTCGGCGTCGAAGTCGCCGGCGACGAGGTCATCTATCAAGAGTTTAACCCCTACCCGCGCGCCGGCTCGGGCCCCGACGCGATTACCCCGGCTTGGGTGTTCGTCGATGAAGGCGAGCCCGGCGCCGAGCAGCCTTTCAACCCCGACGACGCGATCGTTTCGGGGTTACGGCAGCTTCTGTTCTTCTACCCCGGCGCGGTGGAACAGTCGGACGGCTCGAAGCTCGAGTTCACGCCCCTCGCCACGACCGGCAACCTCACCGGCTACGTCCCGCAGAGCGAACTGCGGAGGGCGCAGGGGAACATGGCGTTACCATTCAGGCCGACGGGTTCGCCGTACATCATGGCGGCCCGAGTGAGCGGCGTTGCCGACGACCGCGAGCAGCTATCGCTCGATGAGCTCGACAAGAAGTCCGACGACGACGAAGAGGATCAGGCCGACGCCGCCGAGAAGAAGGAGGAGGTAACGATCAACGCCGTCGTGGTCTCCGACATCGACGCCCTCAGCGACGTCTTCTTCGCGATCCGCGAGATGGGCGAAGAGGAAGACGCCATCGTGCAGTGGAACTTCCAGAACGTCGCCTTCGTGCTCAACACGCTCGACTCGCTCGCGGGGGACGATCGGTTTCTCGAAGTCCGCAAACGGACCCGTAACCATCGGATCCTCGAGAAGATCGAAGAAGCGACCAAGAAGCACCGCGACTTGGCCGCTGAGAACCGAGAGAAGTTTATCGAGGACGCCAAGGCGCAGATCCAGGGCGTCCAGGAAGAGTTCTCCAAGAAGATCGCCGAGATCCAGACCAACACCGACCTCTCGGCGCTAGAGAAGCGACAACGCGTCGAACAGGCTCAGGTCCTTTACGGCCGCAGCACGGAGGTCCGTGTCGCGAAGCTCCAAGCCGAGCGTGATCGGCAGATCCGCCAGAGCGAACGCGACTTGGCCGCCCAAGTCCGCGGCGTGCAGGACTTCTACAAGCTGTCCGCCGTGCTAGTGCCGCCGATCCTGCCCATCCTGTTGGCGATGCTGGTCTACTTCCACCGCCGCGAGAGCGAGCGTGAGGGCGTGTCGAAGACCCGCCTCCGCTTCGGCGGCAAGTCCGTCGCCGAACGCCGCGCCGAAGCCGCCGCTGCGATGCAGAAGAAGTAA